One Peromyscus leucopus breed LL Stock chromosome 4, UCI_PerLeu_2.1, whole genome shotgun sequence genomic region harbors:
- the Prdm12 gene encoding PR domain zinc finger protein 12 produces the protein MMGSVLPAEALVLKTGLKAPGLALAEVITSDILHSFLYGRWRNVLGEQLLEDKSHHASPKTAFTAEVLAQSFSGEVQKLSSLVLPVEVIIAQSSIPGEGLGIFSKTWIKAGTEMGPFTGRVIAPEHVDICKNNNLMWEVFNEDGTVRYFIDASQEDHRSWMTYIKCARNEQEQNLEVVQIGTSIFYKAIEMIPPDQELLVWYGNSHNTFLGIPGVPGLEEEQKKNKHEDFHPADSATGTAGRMRCVICHRGFNSRSNLRSHMRIHTLDKPFVCRFCNRRFSQSSTLRNHVRLHTGERPYKCQVCQSAYSQLAGLRAHQKSARHRPPSAALQAHSPALPAPHAHAPALAAAAAAAAAAAHHLPAMVL, from the exons ATGATGGGCTCTGTGCTCCCAGCTGAGGCCCTGGTGCTCAAAACGGGGCTGAAGGCTCCGGGGCTGGCGCTGGCAGAGGTCATCACCTCCGACATCCTGCACAGTTTCTTATACGGCCGATGGCGCAACGTGCTAGGTGAACAGCTGCTCGAGGACAAGAGCCACCACGCCAGCCCAAAGACTGCCTTCACCGCCGAAGTCCTGGCGCAGTCCTTCTCAGGAG AGGTGCAGAAGCTGTCCAGCTTGGTGCTGCCGGTGGAAGTGATCATCGCTCAGAGTTCCATCCCGGGCGAGGGCCTTGGCATCTTCTCCAAGACGTGGATCAAGGCAGGCACAGAGATGGGTCCCTTCACTGGCCGCGTCATTGCCCCAGAGCATGTGGACATCTGCAAGAACAACAACCTGATGTGGGAG GTATTCAACGAGGATGGCACAGTACGCTACTTCATTGATGCCAGCCAGGAAGACCACCGAAGCTGGATGACCTACATCAAGTGTGCCCGGAACGAACAGGAGCAGAACCTGGAGGTAGTGCAGATAGGCACCAGCATCTTCTACAAGGCCATAGAG ATGATCCCTCCGGACCAGGAGCTGCTGGTGTGGTATGGAAATTCCCACAATACCTTCCTGGGCATCCCTGGTGTGCCGGGactggaggaggagcagaagaaaaACAAGCATG AGGACTTCCACCCGGCGGACTCCGCGACCGGCACCGCGGGTCGCATGCGCTGCGTCATCTGCCACCGCGGCTTCAACTCGCGCAGCAACCTGCGCTCGCACATGCGCATCCACACTCTGGACAAGCCCTTCGTGTGCCGCTTCTGCAACCGCCGCTTCAGCCAGTCGTCCACGCTGCGCAACCACGTGCGCCTGCACACGGGCGAGCGCCCCTACAAGTGCCAGGTGTGCCAGAGCGCCTACTCGCAGCTGGCCGGCCTGCGCGCACACCAAAAGAGCGCGCGCCACCGGCCGCCCAGCGCCGCGCTGCAGGCACACTCGCCCGCGCTGCCCGCGCCCCACGCTCACGCACCCgcgctcgccgccgccgccgccgctgccgccgccgcggcGCACCACCTGCCGGCTATGGTGCTGTGA